A stretch of the Aegilops tauschii subsp. strangulata cultivar AL8/78 chromosome 4, Aet v6.0, whole genome shotgun sequence genome encodes the following:
- the LOC141021855 gene encoding uncharacterized protein, with amino-acid sequence MASYRFPVQQLSGFFAGCEFLHVPHAENEAVDALAKIGSSRQAIPSSVSLEHLHKPSVKPSPDSKSIFVLDDPAATLPDLDPVVAGPSSGAASNPNPEPTEPSQCRLWLNPGICRTRPG; translated from the coding sequence ATGGCCAGCTACCGCTTCCCCGTCCAGCAGCTTTCGGGTTTCTTTGCCGGttgcgagttcctccatgtccCGCACGCAGAAAATGAAGCCGTCGATGCACTAGCCAAGATTGGCTCATCCCGGCAGGCCATCCCGTCCAgcgtctccctcgagcacctTCACAAGCCGTCCGTCAAGCCTTCTCCGGACTCCAAGTCCATCTTCGTCCTGGACGACCCGGCCGCAACCCTCCCTGACCTAGACCCGGTGGTAGCAGGCCCAAGCTCGGGGGCTGCTTCCAACCCGAACCCGGAACCCACGGAACCCAGCCAATGCCGACTCTGGCTTAATCCCGGAATCTGCAGAACCCGGCCCGGGTGA